A single Oryza brachyantha chromosome 8, ObraRS2, whole genome shotgun sequence DNA region contains:
- the LOC102719136 gene encoding endoglucanase 19: MEPKRSSGGLRLVVLHLLLFAPGSATAFNYADALAKSIIFFEGQRSGKLPPGNRMPWRADSGLNDGAQYNVDLVGGYYDAGDNVKFGLPMAFTTTMLAWSVLDFGKFMGAELPNARAAVRWGADYLLKAATATPGALYVQVADPNQDHRCWERPEDMDTPRSVYSVTADKPGSDVAGETAAALAASSMVFRRTDPAYSSRLLHAAMQVFDFADRHRGSYSDSLSSFVCPFYCSYSGYHDELLWGASWLHRASKNVSFMSYVQANGMQFGAGDDDYSFSWDDKRVGTKVLLSKGFLRNRLQGLELYKAHSDSYICSLVPGTASFQSQYTPGGLLYKEGESNMQYVTTATFLMLAYAKYLRSSGATVSCGGGGARGEEVSPADLVALAKRQVDYILGKNPAGMSYMVGFGCRYPQHAHHRGASMPSVRAHPGRISCDAGFGYLHSGAPNPNVLVGAVLGGPDSRDAFADDRGNFAQSEPATYINAPLVGALAYFAGTTK, from the exons ATGGAGCCAAagcgcagcagcggcggcctcCGCCTGGTTGTGCTCCACCTGCTGCTCTTCGCTCCGGGCTCGGCCACGGCGTTCAACTACGCCGACGCGCTCGCCAAGTCCATCATCTTCTTCGAGGGCCAGCGCTCCGGCAAGCTGCCGCCCGGCAACCGCATGCCGTGGCGCGCCGACTCCGGCCTCAACGACGGCGCGCAGTACAAT GTGGATTTGGTGGGTGGCTActacgacgccggcgacaacGTCAAGTTCGGCTTGCCGATGGCGTTCACGACGACGATGCTGGCGTGGAGCGTGCTCGACTTCGGCAAGTTCATGGGCGCCGAGCTGCCcaacgcccgcgccgccgtgcgctGGGGCGCCGACTACCTCCTCaaggccgccaccgccacgccggGCGCGCTCTACGTCCAGGTCGCCGACCCCAACCAGGACCACCGCTGCTGGGAGCGGCCGGAGGACATGGACACCCCCCGCAGCGTGTACAGCGTCACCGCCGACAAGCCTGGctccgacgtcgccggcgagacggccgccgcgctcgccgcgtcgtccaTGGTGTTCCGCCGCACCGACCCGGCCTACTCCTCCCGGCTGCTCCACGCCGCCATGCAGGTGTTCGACTTCGCGGACCGCCACCGCGGGTCGTACAGCGACTCGCTGTCCTCCTTCGTGTGCCCCTTCTACTGCTCCTACTCCGGCTACCACGACGAGCTCCTGTGGGGCGCGTCGTGGCTGCACCGCGCGTCCAAGAACGTGTCGTTCATGTCGTACGTGCAGGCCAACGGGATGCAGTtcggcgccggagacgacgactACTCCTTCAGCTGGGACGACAAGAGGGTGGGCACGAAGGTGCTCCTCTCCAAGGGCTTCCTCCGCAACCGCCTCCAGGGGCTCGAGCTCTACAAGGCGCACTCCGACAGCTACATCTGCTCGCTGGTCCCCGGCACGGCGAGCTTCCAGTCGCAGTACACCCCCGGCGGCCTCCTGTACAAGGAAGGCGAGAGCAACATGCAGTacgtgacgacggcgacgttCCTGATGCTGGCCTACGCCAAGTACCTCCGGTCGAGCGGCGCCACCGTgtcgtgcggcggcggcggcgccagggGGGAGGAGGTGTCGCCGGCCGACCTCGTCGCGCTGGCCAAGCGGCAGGTGGACTACATCCTCGGCAAGAACCCGGCGGGGATGTCCTACATGGTGGGCTTCGGCTGCCGGTACCCGCAGCACGCCCACCACCGCGGCGCCTCCATGCCGTCGGTGCGCGCCCACCCGGGCCGCATCTCCTGCGACGCCGGCTTCGGCTACCTCCACTCCGGCGCCCCCAACCCCAACGtgctcgtcggcgccgtgcTCGGCGGGCCCGACTCCCGCGACGCCTTCGCCGACGACCGCGGCAACTTCGCGCAGTCGGAGCCGGCCACCTACATCAACGCGCCGCTCGTCGGAGCGCTCGCCTACTTCGCCGGAACAACCAAGTAG
- the LOC102718199 gene encoding L-gulonolactone oxidase 2-like gives MRGVVAFLLPLVVLVVGLRLAGSSPPPQPVACTSGTTDCTVTNVYGSFPDRTICRAANASFPRSEQELVAAVAAAAAAKRKVKVATRHSHSFPKLACPGGRDGTIISTRFLNRTVSVDAGRRLMTVEGGMVLRDLIRAAAAAGLALPHSPYWYGLTIGGLLATGAHGSSLWGKGSAVHEYVVGLRIVTPAPASQGFAVVRELVAGDPDLDAAKVSLGVLGVISQVTLELQPQFKRSVKFVTRDDSDFAEKVAVWGGLHEFGDMAWLPRQRKVIYREDDRVDVATPGNGLNDYLGFRAQPTLGLITARAAEEKLEKNGSDVARCLAARAPSALFELQAYGFTNDGVFFTGWPVVGFQNRIQASGTCISSPEDGLLSSCTWDPRIRGPFLYNSGFSIALSKAAAFVADMMRLRDLNPRAFCDIDAKLGILMRYVKASSAYLGKPEDCVDFDVTYYRSYTDGEPRPHSDVFDELEQMALRKYGAVPHWGKNRNFAFDGAAAKYPNSGEFLKVKDRYDPDGIFSSEWSDQVLGINGSPNIVDRRCGIEGLCVCSDDSHCAPEQGYFCRPGKLFKEAMVCTNDISGAGGRRDEL, from the exons ATGAGAGGTGTCGTTGcgtttcttcttcctctcgtcGTTTTGGTGGTAGGGCTCCGGCTCGCCGGGTCGAGCCCTCCGCCGCAGCCGGTGGCCTGCACCAGCGGGACGACGGACTGCACGGTGACCAACGTGTATGGCTCGTTCCCGGACCGCACCATCTGCCGCGCCGCCAACGCGTCGTTCCCGCGCAGCGAGCAGGAGCTGgtggcggccgtggcggcggcggcggcggcgaagcggaaGGTGAAGGTGGCGACGAGGCACTCCCACAGCTTCCCAAAGCTGGCCTGCCCCGGCGGCCGCGACGGCACCATCATCAGCACCCGGTTCCTCAACCGCACGGTGAGCGTCGACGCCGGGAGGCGGCTGATGACAGTGGAGGGCGGCATGGTGCTCCGCGACCTCATcagggccgccgccgccgccggcctcgcgcTGCCGCACTCCCCCTACTGGTACGGCCTCACCAtcggcggcctcctcgccaCCGGCGCCCACGGCAGCTCGCTCTGGGGCAAGGGCAGCGCCGTGCACGAGTACGTCGTCGGGCTACGCATCGTCACGCCCGCCCCGGCGAGCCAGGGGTTCGCCGTCGTCAGAgagctcgtcgccggtgacCCCGACCTCGACGCCGCCAAGGTCTCCCTCGGCGTCCTCGGCGTCATCTCCCAG GTGACGCTGGAGCTGCAGCCGCAGTTCAAGCGATCGGTGAAGTTCGTGACCCGCGACGACTCGGACTTCGCGGAGAAGGTGGCGGTGTGGGGCGGCCTCCACGAGTTCGGCGACATGGCGTGGCTGCCGCGGCAGCGCAAGGTCATCTACCGGGAAGACGACCGCGTCGACGTCGCCACGCCGGGCAACGGCCTCAACGACTACCTCGGCTTCCGCGCGCAGCCGACGCTGGGCCTCATCACCGccagggcggcggaggagaagcTCGAGAAGAACGGCAGCGACGTCGCCCGCTGCCTGGCGGCGCGCGCCCCGTCGGCGCTGTTCGAGCTCCAGGCGTACGGCTTCACTAACGACGGCGTCTTCTTCACCGGGTGGCCGGTAGTGGGGTTCCAGAACCGGATCCAGGCGTCGGGCACGTGCATCAGCTCGCCGGAGGACGGCCTGCTCTCCTCCTGCACGTGGGACCCCCGCATCCGGGGCCCCTTCTTGTACAACTCCGGCTTCAGCATCGCGCTCTccaaggcggcggcgttcgTCGCCGACATGATGCGGCTGCGCGACCTCAACCCGCGCGCCTTCTGCGACATCGACGCCAAGCTCGGCATCCTCATGCGCTACGTCAAGGCCAGCTCCGCCTACCTCGGCAAGCCGGAGGACTGCGTCGACTTCGACGTCACCTACTACCGGAGCTACACCGACGGCGAGCCGCGCCCCCACTCCGACGTGTTCGACGAGCTCGAGCAGATGGCGCTGCGCAAGTACGGCGCCGTCCCGCACTGGGGCAAGAACCGCAACTTCGCcttcgacggcgccgccgccaagtaCCCAAACTCCGGCGAGTTCCTCAAGGTGAAGGACCGGTACGACCCCGACGGCATCTTCTCCAGCGAGTGGAGCGACCAGGTGCTCGGCATCAACGGGAGCCCCAACATCGTCGACCGCCGCTGCGGCATCGAGGGCCTCTGCGTCTGCTCCGACGACTCCCACTGCGCGCCGGAGCAGGGCTACTTCTGCCGGCCGGGTAAGCTTTTCAAGGAGGCCATGGTCTGCACCAACGACATTTccggcgccggtggccgcCGGGATGAACTGTGA